The Setaria viridis chromosome 9, Setaria_viridis_v4.0, whole genome shotgun sequence sequence AGAGCAAAGACAGATGTTAGAAATGCAGAGGTGCAAGAAAATGTGAAGAAGGAACAAACGGAGGACAAGGTTGAAGAGAACAAAAATAACACCAATAATGAAGATGATGACGTGAAAACTGTTGACAAGGAGGCTGGATATCAGAAAGAAGACGAGGGAAATAATGAGGATGGTCATGATGCCGAGTTTGCAGAAGGTGATGAAATCAGGATGGAAGAAATGGAGGACaaggtggaagagatgaaaaataATACCAATACTGAAGATGATGACGTGGAAAATTTTGACAAGGAAGTTGCATGTCAGAAAGAAGATGAGGACAGTCACGATGCCAAGGTAGCAGAAGGTGATGAAATCAAGATGGTTGTAGCAAAAACTGATGCTGGAAATGCAGAAGTAGAAGGAAATGGGAAGGAAGAAAAGGCCGAGAAGACTGAACAGGGGAAAAATAATGCCAATATTGAAACTGAGGAGTTAATAGTTCTTGACAAGGACGATGCATGCATGAAGGAAGATAAGAAGGTAATGAATGTGGATATTCAGGATGCCAAGGAAGCAGATGGTGAGCACATGAAGATTGTTGAAGAAAAGACTGATGGTAGAATTGGAGAGGCAATAGAAAATaggaagaagagagaaattGAGGGCAACGCTGAAGAGAATAAAACTGATGCCAGGATTGATGCTGAGAATGTGATAATGGTTGACCAAGAAAGTGCATGTCAGAACAAAGATAAGGAGGAAAAGACTGATGATAGTCAGGATGCCAAGGCAGCAGAAGGTGAGGACATCAAGGTTGTTGAAGCAAAGAGTGATGCTGGAAATGCAGGGGTAAAGGAAAAtgggaagaaggaagaaaaggagcAGCACAATGAAGAGAAGGCAAATGATGTCAACAATCAAGCTGATGAGGTGAAAATTGTTGACAAGGAAGATGCATGTCAGAAGGAAGACAATGGAAGAAAGAATGAGGATAGTCACCGCGCCAAGGCAGCAGGATGTGAGGAAATTATGGTGGTTGAAGCAAAGTCTACGGATGTACATGCAGAGGTTAAAGAAAatggaaagaaggaagaagatcagaACACGACCGAAGAGGAGCAAAATGATGACAAAGAGGAAATCATATGTGTGAAGAGGCAAGATGAAGATAGGATGGAGCCAACGGAAGTGGATAAGCAAGAAAAGCAGGATGGGTCGAACGAGGAAGAAAAAGGTGGTGTTGATAAGCTGCATGTGAGTGATAGAGAAGAAAGTGTCAAGGAGAGTCAGGAGGTATTGAAAGGTGAAGCAAAAGATAATGTGGACAAGCAAGAAATGGATGATAGAGAAGAAAATGTCAAGGAGAAACAGGATGGATTGGAAGAGGAAGGAGTTGGTTCTAGCAAGCACGAGGTAGCAAAAGATGAACAAGACGGAGCTGCTGAGAAACAAGAGGGAGAGAAACAGGATGGAAATGTTGCTGctgagaagaaagaggaagagaaacAAGATGCCAAGCTGACTGCTGAGGAAAAGGACAAAACACAGGATAGAAAGGTGGCCGctgagaagaaagaggaagaggaagtgaACGAAAATGTAGCTTTTGAGAATAATGCAGAGATAGTGATTGAAATGGGAGTATCTGAGAAGGATGAGGAAATGGAAACGAACGGAAAGACTACTGCTGATAAACAAGGGGGAAAGAAAGACAGTCAGACAGATGGTATCTCTAAACAAGGGGGACAAAAGAAAAGAACCAAGCGATCAAATGCTGACATGGATGAGGCAGAAAATGGAAGTGCATctaaaaaagagaaggatggtGAGGCAGTGGAGGAAGTTGGTGAGTCAAACAAGAATATGGAAGAAAATAAGGATGAAGCACCCAAGAGGAAGAAGGCAAGGATTGTTAGAGAAGAGGACCACAAGAAGGATAAGAAACAAAGCAGCTCTAAGTCCAGGGATGCAAAGGACTTGCTGAATACCCCAAGTCCTTATTCACTTGATCGACCGGCGCGTACGAGGAAAACAGTGGAGAGGTTGGTTGAAGTGATTGAGAAGGAACCAAGCGGAAGTTTATTTGTTGAGAAGGTTCTGTCCTCACTCATATTTTCCCTCTTGATTTCATTGACACACTGTGACCTTCCATAGTGCTTTATAAACATTTTTCATGCAGGGTCGTGGCACTCCTTTGAAGAATATACCTGGTGGTGAGGAACTATGTTGCGATATCTTACTATTTTTTGTTTCATGAGCACTGCATTTTGCATCCTTAAAATCTTACTATAGCATATACATTCATTTTTGGTAGATAAAACCTCATACAACCTCATAATGCCATTTTTTTAACTACTGCAGTGTCATAGATTATGTAGTAGTATACTTCTTGTTCTTGGCAAATCAGTAGCCCTGTGAAAGTCTGCTTATATTTGGGTGTTTCCATCTTCTATATTGTTTCGTGTGCCTGATATTTTCTTAATAATTACAACTTCATTCCTTTAAGCTGATTAGGAATTGAACATTTTGATCACATGGCCTACAAATCTACCCCCACCCCCTGCCGTAACAGTCTCCAAGCATCCTTTGccagctattgtatttaaagaATATATATGTATAAAATCCAACAAATTTGTGAGATTATGAAAGTATCTTTGAAGGCAATTCTACACATGCAAATTTCTTGTTTCCAAACTAAATACTTTATAAGTTATTGATAGCTGAAGTTCCAAAAGTTTGATCGAATTCTGTCCAAAACATCAAGGATTTGAGACTGGTGGGACTACTATATTTCTGCATCTTTGATTGACTCTAGATCAATTTCCTCACTTTGAAATTACATCTTATGGTTTTCACAGTTTTATGATCCGTAGCATTGATTCTTTTTACAAGTGTTGATCAGTATATACTTTATTCTTGCTCGGCAATTTACTATCTCTCCTGATTCGGGTTCTGAATATTTTACAGTTGCATACAGAATAGCAAGGAAGAAACAGACTGACCTTAAGTTTCTCCATCAAATCCTTTTTGGGAGGTTTGGAAAGGTAAATTTAAAATATAAACAATGTGCTTTTGAAATGACTGATGCAAATTTTCGCTCTGGGATTTATTTAGACAGTTAGACATATAGTAAAATCTCTGATGGGGTCAAGATAGATCTTTCACATGAAAAAAAGTTTTCTTATGTTTAACCATTATGTGGTTGTGGATCATGAATGCATATTTTATCTGACATAAATGGCATTGTCAGTAACTTCTAACTTGTGTTGATGCCCTAGGGCCCAGGTGCATATAATAAAAATATCTGTAGGAAATCTGTAACTTTGCTATGTTGATATACCTATTTGCATGCTTTCACTTGAACTTAATGCTTCCACAAGCTTAACTTATTCAAACAGCCTGTTTTAGACTTGCATCTTACTTCCTTCTATAAGCTTAGCTCATGCTGCTTTGGACTTTGGTGTTATGAAACCAAAATTGAAGCTCCAGCTTGTCCAAACTGGTTTAGTTATAAAGGGAatactttatttatgaaaaaaTGATTTAttgcattttttattttatattacaaGGCCTCCTTTTCAAGTTTTGGATAAACTAGATGTGATTACAAGCCTCTtggttttcattttgttttcaaAGGAGGGACCATGTGTGTGAACCAGCTGAACTCTTTAAGACAAAATATCATGTTATGTTGTTTATTTGTTGTTTTACCACAAATCGGCATTGATGCCAAAGCTCCATTGCAAGATTATTGTCCCGACAAATTAACTGTGTAATGTTACAGGCTGCTGATTTCAAAAGCCATATACTTGAGTTCTCTGGATTTGTGTGGCACGAGAGTGATGTAAGCATGATTTTTCTTTCCAAAATTACGGGTAGTTTGTACTATTTAACTAAGATTATTGTTTTAACTTTGATAACTCTCTTTCTTGTAGGAAAAGCATAGAGCTAAGGCCAAGGAGAAGCTTGACAAATGTTCCAAAGAAACATTATTTGATCTCTGCAAACTGTTTGCTATTCCAGTTTCAAGAGTAAATAGTAAAAAGGTGCGTCTTTTATCATCTCTGACTTAATTTGTATCCGAGTTGCAGTGTGATGCACATTCTTGTTTCATTGTAACCGAGCTATCCATGCAGGAAGACATTATCATGAAGCTGCTGGACTTCATTGCTGAACCTCGCGCTAATGATGATTCCACACTTTCTGATGATCAGGTAAAGTTTGTCTCAACAATGAGTTTGTACTTTTGAGATCTACTTATGAGTTACGACAGTGAACGTTTTAAGTTTGCATCAGTGTTTCTTTCCCTACTTTTCTCTATGTTTTACAGTTTTGCCGTATGCAGGGATCAAATTCTAGGAAGCGCAAACGAGAGGGAGGAAGTGCAGCTAAGAATTCAGAGGGCACACACAAGAGATCTAGGAAGGTAACATCTTATGTTTGCCAGACACAATCTTTTTTATAACATTTCTTGCCCATTTACTTGAAAGACGGCTCATGTAGCTACATTGAGCAAGTGTTCAAGCAGAGTTTCATCATCACCAAAAAGTTCTAAGGATAAGCAGAGCTCTGCTGAGGATTCAAACTTAAGGAAGATTAAACCCATTACACCAAAGCACACGGTAAATTCTCAAAAAGAGACCAGTGGAAGAAGATCATCAGGTAGGACTATCACTTTATTATATGAGTTCACCGTATGCTAATATCCACAATACCTTAAATCTTGCCTTCCTGTATCTGAACTGCCATTATTCTGAACTTTCTAATTGATGTGATATGACCAAGAGATATCAATTTGCCTTTATCTGTGAGCATATACAGCAGATTAATTGATAGTTTTTATTGTCCCATGAACTGTCATTATCTAAAAGATGGTGAAATTGGTTTAAAATGTATCTTCTGGTTTGATTCTTACATTGATAACTTGCAGTTAGTTTAGATGTTCATTATTTTTGTGCTACTTGTATCCTTGTTGATTTGGCATTTTAATATTCACTAGCGGGATGGATATTTTGATGTATCATTCCTTGTTATGTGTCGTATGTATCTTGGAAAGTTATCTTTGTTTCAAACATGTAAAACATGTTTGGAATATATTTCAGATTCTGGCATGAATCCTAATGGTGTGCTTTTGTCCAGGCATAAGGTTGACAACAAGTAAAGGGAAATCAGCAGAAGCAGAAAAGGCCCTTCCCAGCAAGGATGAATTGCAAAATACAATTGTTGGAATTCTAAAGAAGGTCGACTTCAACACGGTGAGTTACTGCACTCAGGCAGCATAGCAATTTGTATTGAGCTCTCTAGTGGACTGCAGCTACTGTGAAATGAAATCAACATTTTACATCTTGGTTCATAAGAGAATTAAGCTGCTATGTGACAGTTGATGTAATTTCATTTGAGTTACATGAATAAAGTAATTTTCCAGCCCATCATAGACAGGAAGGATGATTTGCCCTCTTCTCTGCTCTCTTCAGAGATAACCACTGCAAATGCAGATTTGTAGTACTTTTCCTAACAATTTTTACTTAACGGTTCCACCTTTGTTGCTCTTGCCACCATAATCTCGTAGTAGGTGCCCTTGTACTAACTGCTTTGTTGATTCCATTTTCCAGgctacatatagtgacatcattaagATGCTCGGTAAGCCTCTTAAGATTACACATCAGGATTTGCATTTATCAGGGCTCCATGTTCTAAATTCTAACAAAGTGAATGTTCCAGATGAGCACTACAAGATCGACTTATCTTCGAGGAAAGAAGCTATCAAGCTCATGGTCTATGATGAGCTGATGAAGATATCGGAAGCAGACGAGGATTAATATGTAGATGAAGGTGCTGACAAGATAGAACAAGAGCATCAAGCGAAGTAGGATGAAGGCCGAGAAGCTCGCGCCCTGATAGTTGTGACAATTGTAAGTTACTGGCACAGTCGATATCATTGTTTGGTAATGTCCCCTGTTTGGGAATGTAGGATGCCGTACACCTCCAAGATGACGGCTTAAACTGCAGTGGCAGCCTTCGTTGATTAGTTCGTGCTAGCCTGAAACTCTGAACTGTTATGGTTGGGACGGAATTCTTTTGTCCTCTGCTGTAATATATGACCGATCCGTCAGTCACTTTATCCTTAGTTTCTCAGTTCTCTTTGTGCCTTTTTTACATGAGTGTTTTCTTCTGTTGAGTTTGTATATGATTAGTGCAATCCCATATCTCTGGCAAATTTCCAGTGTTTATTGCGTCACGAATTGCTATGGGGGTGCAAGTTGGTGCACTTTTATGGGCATCACAGTCGCTACCCTTATGGGGACTAATCCGTACCCTTGCAAATTGCAATTTAGGTGTACTCCACAAAGATTCTGCATTTGAAGTTTGGCAGTGAGCTTGATCTGGTGATCGAACTGGTCTTGCTGCAGATGCTGCATTTTGACCGAAAATAGGTAACGCTATACATGGCCAAATGGGCTGGGCTAAACGGGCGGCATGAGGCCCAGCCTGTATTGGCTTGGCATTAGCACGGCCTGGCCCGCCATTACACGGGCCCGTGCTAGCATGGCTCGAGGTAGCAGGCTGGACCTGGGCTGAAGAGGCGGCACGTCGGGCGGCCCGTGGCACGACCCATGTAACGGTCAGCACGACTAAGGCCCATTAACTCTGCCGCGTATAACCCCTTGGCCCGCACCAATCCTAATCCCCTCCctggctccctccctctccaccgCAATTGCCACTCGCCTCCGCTTGTctgcctccttcccctccctgtCTCCCTCCCTCACCACCGGTCACCGCCAGTCTGCCACCAGTCATCGGCGCCGCCCTGCCTCCGCCTGTCCCTGTctgcctccttccccttctcgaTCTAGATGTCGCTGGTACGCCACCGGTCAtcggcgacgcgccgccgcctccgcctgtctgcctccttccccttctcgaTCTAGATCTTGGCGTGCTTGGGTGCTCTGGCAGCGCAGGTAAGATCTCCTCCTCTGACCTCTTCTGCTCTTCTCCTATCATGTTCTCGAGATCTCACATCTTGTTCTTGTAGGTCGTTGGCCAAGCACGATGCCATCATGCTCGCATGGGTGCGGCGCGCGCCGTTAAGGAGCCTGAGCCgccgaggaggcgaggaggagggaggtcaTCGGAGATGGATACTGATAAACCGACCTCCGATGACTGCTATCGACCTTGGTCGTCAGAAGAGGATGTCCTCCGGGTTGGCTTGGCCGGTGGCAGCGCTGCAGTTGCTATCGACCTTGATGGTGCTGGGCCTACTAGCGTGCCTgaggtgccggcgccgccggtgagctcCAGCGGGAAGAGGGTCAAGAACTCCATCTCTAAGGTATGGAACGACTTTGAGAAACTCTTCA is a genomic window containing:
- the LOC117838330 gene encoding uncharacterized protein isoform X1, with the translated sequence MSEVNPTPATEDPPPLANGEFAASDKNNNAEKFGPEESREVAVTSNNADEVKNGCENGTEGAADEVANIVEADDSNGGDSGCANVVVAEDVKMIDTQHEVNTEGADVKMVDTQHEANTEAEDVKMVDTQHEANIEAEDVKMDGTQDVKMVHTQHEANIEAEEDACQDKEGKNGDNQHDKATEGEGMKMIEAKATARNSKAQDRMEDACQKENHTNIEDKDMKMVDKENTCPKEDKVGKNEDSQDAKVAEADEMKIIRAKTDVRNAEVQENVKKEQTEDKVEENKNNTNNEDDDVKTVDKEAGYQKEDEGNNEDGHDAEFAEGDEIRMEEMEDKVEEMKNNTNTEDDDVENFDKEVACQKEDEDSHDAKVAEGDEIKMVVAKTDAGNAEVEGNGKEEKAEKTEQGKNNANIETEELIVLDKDDACMKEDKKVMNVDIQDAKEADGEHMKIVEEKTDGRIGEAIENRKKREIEGNAEENKTDARIDAENVIMVDQESACQNKDKEEKTDDSQDAKAAEGEDIKVVEAKSDAGNAGVKENGKKEEKEQHNEEKANDVNNQADEVKIVDKEDACQKEDNGRKNEDSHRAKAAGCEEIMVVEAKSTDVHAEVKENGKKEEDQNTTEEEQNDDKEEIICVKRQDEDRMEPTEVDKQEKQDGSNEEEKGGVDKLHVSDREESVKESQEVLKGEAKDNVDKQEMDDREENVKEKQDGLEEEGVGSSKHEVAKDEQDGAAEKQEGEKQDGNVAAEKKEEEKQDAKLTAEEKDKTQDRKVAAEKKEEEEVNENVAFENNAEIVIEMGVSEKDEEMETNGKTTADKQGGKKDSQTDGISKQGGQKKRTKRSNADMDEAENGSASKKEKDGEAVEEVGESNKNMEENKDEAPKRKKARIVREEDHKKDKKQSSSKSRDAKDLLNTPSPYSLDRPARTRKTVERLVEVIEKEPSGSLFVEKGRGTPLKNIPGVAYRIARKKQTDLKFLHQILFGRFGKAADFKSHILEFSGFVWHESDEKHRAKAKEKLDKCSKETLFDLCKLFAIPVSRVNSKKEDIIMKLLDFIAEPRANDDSTLSDDQGSNSRKRKREGGSAAKNSEGTHKRSRKCSSRVSSSPKSSKDKQSSAEDSNLRKIKPITPKHTVNSQKETSGRRSSGIRLTTSKGKSAEAEKALPSKDELQNTIVGILKKVDFNTATYSDIIKMLDEHYKIDLSSRKEAIKLMVYDELMKISEADED
- the LOC117838330 gene encoding uncharacterized protein isoform X2, which encodes MSEVNPTPATEDPPPLANGEFAASDKNNNAEKFGPEESREVAVTSNNADEVKNGCENGTEGAADEVANIVEADDSNGGDSGCANVVVAEDVKMIDTQHEVNTEGADVKMVDTQHEANTEAEDVKMVDTQHEANIEAEDVKMDGTQDVKMVHTQHEANIEAEEDACQDKEGKNGDNQHDKATEGEGMKMIEAKATARNSKAQDRMEDACQKENHTNIEDKDMKMVDKENTCPKEDKVGKNEDSQDAKVAEADEMKIIRAKTDVRNAEVQENVKKEQTEDKVEENKNNTNNEDDDVKTVDKEAGYQKEDEGNNEDGHDAEFAEGDEIRMEEMEDKVEEMKNNTNTEDDDVENFDKEVACQKEDEDSHDAKVAEGDEIKMVVAKTDAGNAEVEGNGKEEKAEKTEQGKNNANIETEELIVLDKDDACMKEDKKVMNVDIQDAKEADGEHMKIVEEKTDGRIGEAIENRKKREIEGNAEENKTDARIDAENVIMVDQESACQNKDKEEKTDDSQDAKAAEGEDIKVVEAKSDAGNAGVKENGKKEEKEQHNEEKANDVNNQADEVKIVDKEDACQKEDNGRKNEDSHRAKAAGCEEIMVVEAKSTDVHAEVKENGKKEEDQNTTEEEQNDDKEEIICVKRQDEDRMEPTEVDKQEKQDGSNEEEKGGVDKLHVSDREESVKESQEVLKGEAKDNVDKQEMDDREENVKEKQDGLEEEGVGSSKHEVAKDEQDGAAEKQEGEKQDGNVAAEKKEEEKQDAKLTAEEKDKTQDRKVAAEKKEEEEVNENVAFENNAEIVIEMGVSEKDEEMETNGKTTADKQGGKKDSQTDGISKQGGQKKRTKRSNADMDEAENGSASKKEKDGEAVEEVGESNKNMEENKDEAPKRKKARIVREEDHKKDKKQSSSKSRDAKDLLNTPSPYSLDRPARTRKTVERLVEVIEKEPSGSLFVEKGRGTPLKNIPGVAYRIARKKQTDLKFLHQILFGRFGKAADFKSHILEFSGFVWHESDEKHRAKAKEKLDKCSKETLFDLCKLFAIPVSRVNSKKEDIIMKLLDFIAEPRANDDSTLSDDQGSNSRKRKREGGSAAKNSEGTHKRSRKLH